A stretch of Nonomuraea africana DNA encodes these proteins:
- the tsf gene encoding translation elongation factor Ts gives MASVNMADVKRLRELTAAGMMDCKKALEESEGDFDRAVEILRLKGAKDVGKREARTASNGLVAVKQEGDSAAALLELNCETDFVAKGERFQELAAQVVEHVLATKPADVDTLLASTLDGKSVKEHLDEANAALGEKIEIRRFAVLEGGYIGSYMHKTDPQLPPAVGVLVQLDKPNADVAKDIAQHAAAMAPKYLNAEAVPAEVIEKERALFEEMTRDEGKPEAAIAKIVEGRVNGWYKDFTLLQQAFVKDNKKSIAKYAEENGVEVLAFVRFKVGQA, from the coding sequence ATGGCTTCCGTGAACATGGCCGATGTCAAGCGGCTTCGCGAGCTGACCGCCGCCGGCATGATGGACTGCAAGAAGGCTCTGGAGGAGTCCGAGGGCGACTTCGACCGCGCCGTCGAGATCCTGCGCCTCAAGGGCGCCAAGGACGTCGGCAAGCGTGAGGCGCGCACCGCCTCCAACGGCCTGGTCGCCGTCAAGCAGGAGGGCGACTCCGCCGCCGCGCTGCTCGAGCTCAACTGCGAGACCGACTTCGTGGCCAAGGGCGAGCGCTTCCAGGAGCTGGCCGCGCAGGTCGTCGAGCACGTCCTGGCCACCAAGCCCGCTGACGTCGACACCCTGCTCGCCTCCACCCTCGACGGCAAGTCCGTCAAGGAGCACCTCGACGAGGCCAACGCCGCGCTGGGCGAGAAGATCGAGATCCGCCGCTTCGCGGTCCTCGAGGGCGGCTACATCGGCTCCTACATGCACAAGACCGACCCGCAGCTCCCGCCGGCGGTCGGCGTCCTGGTGCAGCTCGACAAGCCCAACGCCGACGTCGCCAAGGACATCGCGCAGCACGCCGCCGCGATGGCGCCGAAGTACCTCAACGCCGAGGCCGTCCCCGCCGAGGTCATCGAGAAGGAGCGCGCGCTCTTCGAGGAGATGACCCGCGACGAGGGCAAGCCCGAGGCCGCGATCGCCAAGATCGTCGAGGGCCGGGTCAACGGCTGGTACAAGGACTTCACCCTGCTGCAGCAGGCCTTCGTCAAGGACAACAAGAAGTCGATCGCCAAGTACGCCGAGGAGAACGGCGTCGAGGTGCTCGCCTTCGTCCGATTCAAGGTCGGCCAGGCTTAG
- a CDS encoding helix-turn-helix domain-containing protein has translation MSEDSHQPLSDPKAMRAVAHPARLAMINFLGRQRTATATELAEVVGVTPSAASYHLRMLAKYGFVEDAPPRGDGRERVWQAVREGMSIDRKPQDAPLVREAKEHLVDMILADSQREIRRGMAALDTEPEEWRDVSNWRRAYLVLTAAETAELRERMEELIQPYLALRRTDPPEGARQVVANISLFPLVDPPRPGLPTEDHDAR, from the coding sequence GTGAGCGAAGACAGCCACCAGCCGCTGAGCGATCCCAAGGCGATGCGGGCCGTGGCCCACCCGGCCAGGCTCGCGATGATCAACTTTCTCGGACGGCAGCGCACCGCGACCGCCACCGAGCTGGCCGAGGTCGTCGGAGTCACGCCCAGCGCCGCCAGCTACCACCTGCGGATGCTCGCGAAGTACGGCTTCGTGGAGGACGCGCCGCCGCGGGGCGACGGAAGGGAGCGGGTCTGGCAGGCGGTGCGGGAGGGCATGTCCATCGACCGCAAGCCCCAGGACGCGCCCCTGGTCAGAGAGGCTAAGGAGCACCTGGTCGACATGATCCTCGCCGACAGCCAGCGAGAGATCAGGCGGGGGATGGCCGCGCTCGACACCGAGCCGGAGGAGTGGCGCGACGTCTCGAACTGGCGGCGCGCCTACCTGGTGCTCACCGCCGCCGAGACGGCCGAGCTGCGCGAGCGGATGGAGGAGCTGATCCAGCCCTACCTCGCGCTGCGCAGGACCGACCCGCCCGAGGGCGCTCGCCAGGTCGTGGCGAACATCTCGCTCTTCCCGCTCGTCGATCCGCCGCGCCCGGGCCTGCCGACCGAGGATCACGACGCGCGCTGA
- the pyrH gene encoding UMP kinase, whose product MLKLSGEAFAGGEPMGIDPGVVGHVADSIAEAVREGVQVAVVVGGGNMFRGAALSEGGLDRGRGDYMGMLGTVINCLALQDFLEKRGIETRVQTAITMQQVAEPFLPRRAIRHLEKGRVVIFGAGLGIPYFSTDTCAAQRALEVGAEALLKGTQVDGVYDSDPRKNPDAVRFDHLDYAEVLVRDLAVMDQTAISLCKENDLPIVVFDLMGEGNILRAVRGEKIGTLVSPAGK is encoded by the coding sequence ATGCTCAAGCTGTCGGGCGAGGCGTTCGCCGGCGGCGAGCCGATGGGCATCGACCCAGGCGTGGTCGGGCACGTGGCCGACTCGATCGCCGAGGCCGTGCGTGAGGGCGTGCAGGTCGCGGTCGTCGTGGGCGGCGGCAACATGTTCCGCGGCGCCGCCCTGTCCGAGGGCGGCCTCGACCGCGGCAGAGGCGACTACATGGGCATGCTGGGCACCGTGATCAACTGCCTGGCGCTCCAGGACTTCCTTGAGAAGCGCGGCATCGAGACTCGCGTGCAGACCGCCATCACCATGCAGCAGGTCGCCGAGCCGTTCCTGCCGCGTCGTGCCATCAGGCACCTGGAGAAGGGGCGCGTGGTCATCTTCGGCGCGGGCCTCGGCATCCCCTACTTCTCCACCGACACCTGCGCCGCCCAGCGCGCGCTGGAAGTCGGCGCGGAGGCGCTGCTCAAGGGCACTCAGGTGGACGGGGTCTACGACTCCGACCCGCGCAAGAACCCCGACGCGGTCCGTTTCGACCACCTCGACTACGCGGAGGTTCTCGTACGCGACCTCGCCGTCATGGACCAGACCGCGATCAGCCTGTGCAAGGAGAACGACCTGCCCATCGTGGTCTTCGACCTGATGGGTGAGGGGAACATCCTGCGCGCGGTCCGCGGTGAGAAGATCGGCACGCTGGTGAGTCCGGCAGGGAAATAG
- a CDS encoding MFS transporter, protein MKGYFHSYEATLQDSVPLRRQRDYRLLWTARTVSITGSEVSKLAVPLAAVTLLAASPAQMGVLTAVAFVPALLFGLHAGALADRLTRHRPLMIACELVSAAAALLVPLAWLSGFLSVPLLVAVALVIGTAGVVFKAANFPHLAVVVPADRRTEAMAGFHASYSVASIAGPGLAGLLVQALTAPLAVLMEALSFLASALMLRSIRTPDDHAPSPSRGMWRDVVEGLRVSLTRPVLRAVLGAGVTLNFFAMAYIAIAILYMVQVLRIPQGAIGALTAVSGVGGLIGAWATTRLARRFGEDRVMVYTILLFPVDMLAVGLVGGPLWVVIPVMATTGLLIGATVISFATCMNVVTMREAPAEVMGRVNATMTCAIQGVLALGGLAGGLLAEVVGLRAVILVCAAGTSLAIFWIWNSPLRPRRRRWVAEADGDPVMGTALRELAFTKIRTV, encoded by the coding sequence ATGAAGGGTTACTTTCACAGTTATGAAGCAACCCTTCAGGACTCGGTCCCGCTTCGCAGGCAGCGCGACTACCGCCTCCTCTGGACCGCCCGGACGGTCTCCATCACCGGTTCCGAGGTCTCCAAGCTGGCCGTCCCCCTGGCCGCCGTCACCCTGCTGGCCGCCTCGCCGGCGCAGATGGGCGTCCTGACCGCGGTGGCCTTCGTGCCCGCCCTGCTGTTCGGCCTGCACGCAGGCGCCCTGGCCGACCGGCTCACCCGGCACCGCCCGCTGATGATCGCCTGCGAGCTGGTCTCCGCCGCCGCGGCGCTGCTGGTGCCCCTCGCCTGGCTCTCCGGGTTCCTGAGCGTTCCGCTCCTGGTCGCCGTCGCCCTGGTCATCGGTACGGCGGGCGTCGTCTTCAAGGCGGCGAACTTCCCCCACCTGGCCGTGGTCGTCCCCGCCGACCGGCGGACCGAGGCGATGGCCGGATTCCACGCCTCCTACTCGGTCGCCTCCATCGCGGGCCCCGGACTGGCGGGGCTGCTGGTCCAGGCGCTCACGGCGCCGCTGGCCGTGCTGATGGAGGCGCTGTCGTTCCTGGCCTCGGCGCTGATGCTGCGCTCCATCCGCACCCCCGACGACCACGCGCCGAGCCCGTCCCGCGGCATGTGGCGCGACGTCGTCGAGGGGCTGCGCGTCAGCCTCACCCGGCCCGTGCTGCGCGCCGTCCTCGGCGCGGGCGTGACGCTGAACTTCTTCGCGATGGCCTACATCGCCATCGCCATCCTCTACATGGTGCAGGTCCTGCGCATCCCGCAGGGCGCGATCGGCGCGCTCACGGCGGTCTCCGGCGTCGGCGGGCTGATCGGCGCGTGGGCGACGACCAGGCTCGCCCGGCGGTTCGGCGAGGACAGGGTGATGGTCTACACGATCCTGCTCTTCCCGGTCGACATGCTCGCGGTCGGCCTGGTGGGCGGACCGCTCTGGGTGGTGATCCCCGTCATGGCCACCACCGGACTGCTCATCGGCGCCACCGTCATCTCCTTCGCCACCTGCATGAACGTCGTCACCATGCGTGAGGCGCCCGCCGAGGTGATGGGCCGGGTCAACGCCACGATGACCTGCGCCATCCAGGGGGTCCTGGCGCTGGGCGGGCTGGCCGGCGGGCTGCTGGCCGAGGTGGTGGGGCTGCGGGCGGTCATCCTGGTGTGCGCGGCGGGGACGTCCCTCGCGATCTTCTGGATCTGGAACTCTCCGCTGCGACCGCGCCGGCGGCGGTGGGTCGCGGAGGCGGACGGAGACCCGGTGATGGGGACGGCGCTGCGCGAACTGGCGTTCACCAAGATCCGCACCGTCTAA
- a CDS encoding ABC transporter ATP-binding protein: MRLVNVSYSYRKRAPAVLRDVAMTLAPGDVAEVVGANGAGKSTLLRLLAGLTRPTTGTISGRPAVVGFAPDRFPAEQPFTVAAYLAHQARIRRAAVEPWIDRLGIAHLMPERLRDLSKGSAHKVGLAQALMAEPGLLVLDEPFAGLDADARAELPAIVTEIAGRGGMVVVSDHQGGLRGLPSVRRWTVLDGEVKESTASTLPVTAAPTAVVAVTVPADEVPAFVARMRTDGYLAGELDRT, translated from the coding sequence ATGCGGCTGGTGAACGTGAGCTACAGCTACCGGAAGCGCGCTCCCGCGGTGCTGCGCGACGTCGCGATGACGCTCGCCCCCGGCGACGTCGCCGAGGTCGTCGGCGCGAACGGCGCAGGCAAGTCCACCCTCCTGCGCCTGCTGGCCGGGCTCACCAGGCCGACCACCGGCACGATCTCCGGCCGCCCCGCCGTGGTCGGCTTCGCGCCCGACCGCTTCCCCGCCGAACAGCCCTTCACCGTCGCCGCCTACCTCGCCCACCAGGCCAGGATCAGGCGGGCCGCCGTCGAACCGTGGATCGACCGGCTCGGCATCGCGCACCTCATGCCCGAGCGGCTGCGCGACCTGTCCAAGGGCAGCGCGCACAAGGTCGGCCTGGCCCAGGCGCTGATGGCCGAGCCGGGGCTGCTCGTGCTGGACGAGCCGTTCGCGGGCCTCGACGCAGACGCCAGGGCCGAGCTGCCCGCGATCGTGACCGAGATCGCGGGACGCGGCGGCATGGTCGTGGTCAGCGACCACCAGGGCGGCCTGCGCGGCCTCCCCTCGGTGCGCCGCTGGACCGTCCTCGACGGCGAGGTGAAGGAGAGCACGGCGAGCACCCTGCCCGTGACGGCCGCGCCCACGGCGGTCGTCGCCGTGACGGTGCCCGCCGACGAGGTCCCCGCGTTCGTGGCCAGGATGCGGACGGACGGCTACCTGGCCGGAGAGCTGGATCGCACATGA
- the frr gene encoding ribosome recycling factor, translating into MIDETLLEAEEKMDKAVSVAKEDFASIRTGRVTPSMFNKINAEYYGSPTPIQQLASFHVPEARMILIQPYDKGSMAAIEKAIRDSDLGVNPGNDGSVIRVNFPELSEERRKEYVKVARNKGEQAKVSIRNIRRSAKETLDKMVKDGDTGEDEVRRAEKELDDLTQKHVAKIDELLKQKEAELLEV; encoded by the coding sequence GTGATCGACGAAACTCTCCTCGAAGCTGAGGAAAAGATGGACAAGGCCGTCTCGGTCGCGAAGGAGGACTTCGCGAGCATCCGGACGGGTCGCGTCACCCCGTCGATGTTCAACAAGATCAATGCCGAGTACTACGGTTCGCCGACCCCGATCCAGCAGCTGGCCTCGTTCCATGTTCCCGAGGCCCGCATGATCCTCATCCAGCCTTACGACAAGGGCTCGATGGCGGCGATCGAGAAGGCGATCCGCGACTCCGACCTCGGTGTCAATCCCGGCAACGACGGTTCGGTGATCCGCGTGAACTTCCCCGAGCTCTCGGAGGAGCGTCGCAAGGAGTACGTGAAGGTCGCGCGCAACAAGGGCGAGCAGGCCAAGGTCTCCATCCGCAACATCCGCCGCTCCGCCAAGGAGACCCTCGACAAGATGGTCAAGGACGGAGACACGGGGGAGGACGAGGTCCGTCGCGCCGAGAAGGAGCTCGACGACCTCACCCAGAAGCACGTCGCCAAGATCGACGAGCTGCTCAAGCAGAAGGAAGCGGAGCTGCTCGAGGTCTGA
- a CDS encoding suppressor of fused domain protein produces MVERDEASSVAYLCSPGGEVHGAVWLANHTSAPEVVDLARLNAGAPPLMPRPNTHHPEGRHALGQLTTLWFEEGDGVALYENDELLAVIPGWADMSRGMPGYARDAIGETPFAWALSEALDGLQPRLTHARAYWQWRNSEGSWASFQQFVMGHLDRAVGPAGRYWDTSGERLPTVGITERPPYGERDFAILSTVGMSCQRMPTVEQWIDRPRAYARIELAVATHGDPREAALLLVWLAQYPWHSVTWLGHGHTAKWYHEPSTFPLGERYDGVIMLADASDKPDMSGFGFGGEAVRWLWLEPWNSEA; encoded by the coding sequence GTGGTCGAACGCGACGAAGCGTCGTCGGTAGCTTACCTGTGCTCCCCGGGCGGCGAGGTGCACGGAGCCGTCTGGCTGGCCAACCACACGAGCGCCCCCGAGGTGGTCGACCTGGCCAGGCTGAACGCCGGTGCGCCGCCACTCATGCCCAGGCCCAACACCCACCATCCCGAGGGACGGCACGCGCTGGGCCAGTTGACCACGCTGTGGTTCGAGGAGGGCGACGGCGTCGCCCTGTATGAGAACGACGAGCTTCTCGCGGTCATTCCGGGCTGGGCCGACATGAGCAGGGGCATGCCCGGCTACGCGCGCGACGCGATCGGCGAGACGCCGTTCGCCTGGGCGCTGTCGGAGGCGCTCGACGGGCTGCAGCCCAGGCTCACCCACGCGCGGGCCTACTGGCAGTGGCGCAACAGCGAAGGGTCATGGGCCTCCTTCCAGCAGTTCGTCATGGGACACCTCGACCGCGCGGTCGGCCCCGCGGGCCGCTACTGGGACACTAGCGGCGAGCGACTGCCGACGGTCGGCATCACCGAACGCCCGCCGTACGGCGAGCGTGACTTCGCGATCCTGTCGACGGTCGGCATGAGCTGCCAGCGGATGCCCACGGTGGAGCAGTGGATCGACCGGCCGCGCGCCTACGCGAGGATCGAGCTGGCCGTGGCCACCCACGGCGACCCACGTGAGGCGGCGCTGCTGCTGGTGTGGCTGGCCCAGTACCCGTGGCACTCGGTGACCTGGCTGGGGCACGGGCACACGGCCAAGTGGTACCACGAGCCGTCGACCTTCCCGCTGGGCGAGCGGTACGACGGTGTGATCATGCTGGCCGACGCCTCCGACAAGCCGGACATGTCGGGCTTCGGGTTCGGCGGCGAGGCCGTCCGATGGCTCTGGCTCGAACCGTGGAACAGCGAGGCGTGA
- the rpsB gene encoding 30S ribosomal protein S2 — protein sequence MAPVVTMRQLLESGVHFGHQTRRWNPKMKRFIFTERNGIYIIDLQKSLSFIDRAYDFVKETVAHGGTILFIGTKKQAQEAIAEQAGRVGMPYVNQRWLGGMLTNFSTVHKRLQRLKELEELDFDNVAASGLTKKELLMRRREKEKLERTLGGIRDMGRVPSAVWIVDTKKEHIAISEAKKLGIPVVAILDTNCDPDEVDYPIPGNDDAIRAVGLLTRVVADGVAAGLMARSGAARGDEKPAAAEPLAEWERELIEQGAGEQKVEEADVAAEAVAEDNAEVAAEVEAAPAEVEAGVEGETVTEAKAEGETEQA from the coding sequence ATGGCCCCCGTCGTCACCATGCGACAGCTCCTCGAGAGCGGTGTTCACTTCGGCCACCAGACCCGCCGGTGGAACCCGAAGATGAAGCGCTTCATCTTCACCGAGCGCAACGGCATCTACATCATCGACCTGCAGAAGTCGCTGTCGTTCATCGACCGCGCCTACGACTTCGTCAAGGAGACGGTCGCCCACGGCGGCACCATCCTGTTCATCGGCACGAAGAAGCAGGCTCAGGAGGCCATCGCCGAGCAGGCCGGCCGCGTCGGCATGCCGTATGTCAACCAGCGCTGGCTGGGTGGCATGCTCACCAACTTCTCCACCGTGCACAAGAGGCTCCAGCGTCTGAAGGAGCTCGAGGAGCTCGACTTCGACAACGTGGCCGCCTCGGGGCTCACCAAGAAGGAGCTCCTCATGCGCCGCCGCGAGAAGGAGAAGCTCGAGCGCACGCTCGGCGGCATCCGTGACATGGGCCGCGTGCCCAGCGCGGTGTGGATCGTCGACACCAAGAAGGAGCACATCGCGATCTCCGAGGCCAAGAAGCTCGGCATCCCGGTCGTCGCGATCCTCGACACCAACTGCGACCCCGACGAGGTCGACTACCCGATCCCGGGTAACGACGACGCCATCCGCGCGGTCGGCCTGCTGACCCGCGTCGTCGCCGACGGCGTCGCCGCCGGTCTCATGGCCCGCTCCGGCGCCGCTCGCGGCGACGAGAAGCCCGCCGCCGCCGAGCCGCTGGCCGAGTGGGAGCGCGAGCTCATCGAGCAGGGCGCGGGCGAGCAGAAGGTCGAGGAGGCCGACGTCGCCGCCGAGGCCGTCGCCGAGGACAACGCTGAGGTCGCCGCCGAGGTCGAGGCCGCTCCCGCCGAGGTCGAGGCCGGCGTCGAGGGCGAGACCGTGACCGAGGCCAAGGCCGAGGGCGAGACCGAGCAGGCCTGA
- a CDS encoding CoA transferase, with product MIAALIHELGMSAGVTLPEVRVTDDGSRLPSVYQVEVAAAVSVGAATAAAAAMLGTDAAVDVREALAAFRDERYFRIDGEPGELWAELSGDYRTADGWVRLHCNFDHHRVAALRALGLSRGADREAVRRACESRTALEIERRVTQENGCAAALRTQGEWRADPRARAVARTPLVEVTRLPASPGGSGDGQPFAEGVSHPGERAGGGDGLGLGGARVEAGASRRGEGSRGSSPGGWEVKGALEGVRVLDLTRVIAGPVATRTMAAYGADVLKVGAPDVPEVPGLVISTAFGKRSCHLDLRSDGGRRALAELVEGADVVVRAVRPGALRVVDELVDCTPGLVSVEITAYGPAGGRGFDSLVQMATGIAWGDPPRPLPAQVLDHATGYLAAFGAIAALLRRRVEGGSWRVRLSLARTAQWLDELGKGEPVDRFDIAGSLGEMDSGFGRLTYVLPPGRIGGRRPEWTSPPPPQGADFPTWRPRD from the coding sequence GTGATCGCCGCGTTGATCCATGAGCTGGGGATGTCGGCAGGCGTGACGCTGCCCGAGGTGCGGGTCACGGACGATGGCTCGCGGCTGCCCTCGGTGTACCAGGTCGAGGTGGCGGCGGCCGTTTCGGTGGGGGCGGCGACGGCCGCGGCGGCGGCGATGCTGGGGACGGATGCCGCGGTGGATGTCCGGGAGGCGTTGGCGGCTTTCCGTGATGAGCGGTATTTCAGGATCGATGGCGAGCCAGGGGAGTTGTGGGCCGAGCTGTCGGGTGATTACCGGACCGCTGACGGGTGGGTGCGGCTGCACTGCAACTTCGATCATCACCGTGTCGCGGCGCTACGGGCGCTGGGGTTGTCGCGGGGCGCGGATCGGGAGGCCGTACGGCGGGCATGCGAGAGCCGTACCGCGCTGGAGATCGAGCGGAGGGTGACGCAGGAGAACGGGTGCGCGGCGGCGCTGCGGACCCAAGGGGAGTGGCGCGCCGACCCGAGGGCGCGCGCCGTCGCCCGGACGCCGCTGGTCGAGGTGACACGTCTGCCTGCATCGCCCGGAGGGAGCGGAGACGGGCAGCCGTTCGCGGAGGGCGTGTCGCATCCAGGTGAGCGGGCCGGCGGGGGCGATGGGCTGGGACTGGGTGGGGCGCGGGTTGAAGCGGGGGCGTCTCGGAGGGGTGAAGGGTCGCGTGGATCCAGTCCGGGTGGGTGGGAGGTCAAGGGGGCGCTGGAAGGGGTGCGGGTGCTCGATCTCACCAGGGTGATCGCCGGGCCCGTGGCGACCCGGACGATGGCGGCCTATGGGGCGGATGTGCTCAAGGTCGGCGCGCCTGACGTGCCCGAAGTGCCAGGGCTGGTGATCAGTACGGCCTTCGGGAAGCGCTCGTGCCACCTCGACCTCCGTTCGGACGGGGGACGGCGGGCATTGGCGGAGCTGGTCGAGGGCGCCGACGTGGTGGTGAGGGCGGTCAGGCCCGGCGCCCTGCGGGTCGTGGACGAGCTCGTGGACTGTACGCCGGGCCTGGTGAGCGTGGAGATCACCGCCTACGGTCCGGCGGGAGGCCGGGGGTTCGACAGTCTGGTCCAGATGGCGACGGGGATCGCGTGGGGAGATCCGCCGCGTCCGCTCCCCGCCCAGGTGCTGGACCACGCGACGGGCTACCTGGCGGCCTTCGGGGCGATCGCGGCGTTGCTGAGGCGGCGCGTGGAGGGTGGATCCTGGCGGGTACGGCTGAGCCTCGCCAGGACCGCGCAATGGCTGGACGAGTTGGGCAAGGGCGAGCCTGTCGACCGGTTCGACATCGCGGGGTCGCTGGGGGAGATGGACAGTGGCTTCGGACGGCTGACCTACGTGCTGCCGCCGGGCCGGATCGGCGGTCGGCGACCCGAGTGGACGAGCCCGCCGCCGCCCCAGGGCGCCGACTTTCCCACGTGGCGCCCCCGCGACTAG
- the rlmN gene encoding 23S rRNA (adenine(2503)-C(2))-methyltransferase RlmN: MTAEKTERPLLQFAAPRRAKPARHLADLTMPERRAAIAELGEKPFRADQLSRHYFSHLTTDVAAMTDLPAAAREKLSVLLPPLLTSVREMSTDAGTTRKTLWRLFDGALVESVLMRYPDRATMCVSSQAGCGMNCPFCATGQAGLTRNMSTAEIVEQVVSGARALAAGEVPGGPGRVSNVVFMGMGEPLANYKAVIGAVRRLTDPAPEGLGISARGVTVSTVGLVPAIGKLADEGLPVTLALSLHAPDDELRDTLVPINTRWKVREVLDAAWAYAAKTKRRVSIEYALIKDINDQEWRADLLGKLVKNKLVHVNLIPLNPTPGSKWTASRPEDERAFVRRLELHGVPVTVRDTRGREIDGACGQLAAAE, encoded by the coding sequence ATGACCGCCGAGAAGACCGAGCGCCCGTTGCTGCAGTTCGCCGCACCGCGGCGGGCCAAGCCCGCGAGGCACCTGGCGGACCTCACGATGCCCGAACGCCGTGCCGCCATCGCCGAGCTGGGCGAGAAGCCCTTCCGCGCAGATCAGCTCTCCCGCCACTATTTCTCGCATCTGACCACCGACGTCGCGGCGATGACCGACCTGCCCGCCGCGGCCCGCGAGAAGCTGTCGGTGCTGCTTCCCCCGCTGCTGACCTCCGTGCGCGAGATGAGCACCGACGCGGGCACCACGCGCAAGACGCTGTGGCGCCTGTTCGACGGCGCGCTGGTGGAGTCGGTGCTGATGCGCTACCCCGACAGGGCCACCATGTGCGTGTCCTCCCAGGCGGGCTGCGGCATGAACTGCCCGTTCTGCGCCACGGGCCAGGCGGGCCTGACCCGCAACATGTCCACGGCCGAGATCGTCGAGCAGGTGGTGTCGGGGGCGCGGGCGCTGGCGGCGGGCGAGGTGCCCGGCGGTCCCGGCCGGGTCAGCAACGTGGTCTTCATGGGCATGGGCGAGCCGCTCGCCAACTACAAGGCGGTGATCGGCGCGGTCCGCCGCCTGACCGATCCGGCCCCCGAGGGGCTCGGCATCTCCGCGCGCGGCGTCACCGTCTCCACGGTCGGCCTGGTCCCGGCCATCGGCAAGCTCGCCGACGAGGGCCTGCCCGTCACGCTGGCGCTGTCGCTGCACGCCCCTGACGACGAGCTGCGCGACACCCTGGTGCCGATCAACACCCGGTGGAAGGTGCGCGAGGTGCTCGACGCGGCCTGGGCGTACGCGGCCAAGACCAAGCGCAGGGTGTCGATCGAGTACGCGCTGATCAAGGACATCAACGACCAGGAGTGGCGCGCCGACCTGCTCGGCAAGCTGGTGAAGAACAAGCTGGTGCACGTCAACCTAATCCCGCTCAACCCGACGCCGGGATCGAAGTGGACCGCCTCCAGGCCCGAGGACGAGCGGGCGTTCGTGCGGCGGCTGGAACTGCACGGGGTGCCGGTGACCGTCCGCGACACCCGCGGGCGCGAGATCGACGGCGCCTGCGGCCAGCTGGCCGCGGCCGAATAA
- a CDS encoding phosphatidate cytidylyltransferase: MEERTAGSRAGRNLPAAIAVGAGLGALVIISLLTIKELFLPVVAVAVGVGAAEVVQALATRGIRVPLIPVLVATAVMQGGAYWGGASWLVGTFVVFVFALLLWRMFDGGQDGYVRDATASVFALAYPPLLAGFVPLLLAEPDGHHRVLIFIAVTVSSDIGGYFAGVLFGRHKMSIISPKKTWEGFAGSVIACTAVGAWLVVWLMDGQIWQGALIGVLVAIMATLGDLVESMIKRDLGIKDMGTLLPGHGGLMDRLDSLVATLIPVWLLLSLFF; the protein is encoded by the coding sequence GTGGAAGAACGTACGGCGGGCAGCCGTGCCGGCAGGAACCTGCCCGCCGCGATCGCGGTCGGCGCAGGGCTGGGCGCGCTGGTCATCATCTCCCTCCTGACGATCAAGGAGCTCTTCCTCCCGGTCGTCGCGGTCGCCGTGGGTGTCGGGGCGGCCGAGGTGGTCCAGGCGCTGGCCACCAGGGGCATCAGGGTGCCGTTGATCCCCGTGCTGGTGGCGACGGCCGTGATGCAGGGCGGCGCCTACTGGGGCGGCGCGAGCTGGCTGGTCGGCACGTTCGTCGTCTTCGTCTTCGCGCTGCTGCTGTGGCGGATGTTCGACGGCGGGCAGGACGGCTACGTCCGCGACGCCACGGCCTCGGTCTTCGCGCTGGCCTACCCGCCGCTGCTGGCCGGCTTCGTGCCGCTGCTGCTGGCCGAGCCCGACGGCCACCACCGGGTGCTGATCTTCATCGCGGTCACGGTCAGCAGCGACATCGGCGGATACTTCGCCGGGGTCCTGTTCGGCAGGCACAAGATGTCGATCATCAGCCCGAAGAAGACCTGGGAGGGCTTCGCCGGGTCGGTGATCGCGTGCACGGCCGTCGGTGCCTGGCTGGTGGTCTGGCTGATGGACGGCCAGATCTGGCAGGGCGCGCTGATCGGCGTGCTGGTGGCGATCATGGCGACGCTGGGCGACCTGGTCGAGTCGATGATCAAGCGTGACCTCGGCATCAAGGACATGGGCACGCTGCTGCCCGGCCACGGCGGGCTCATGGACCGCCTCGACTCGCTGGTGGCGACGCTGATCCCGGTGTGGCTCCTGCTGTCCCTGTTCTTCTAG